Part of the Phycisphaerae bacterium genome, CGACTCCGGCGGGACAACCGACCGCGTTTTTTCGATCGGCTACAACGACGTGGGTTCATTGCCGGCGGGTTGGCTCTCCCAGGGATCCATCGACGAGGTACCCACCACGGCCAAGTTCAACAATCCGGCCGACGGTCTCGGCGGCCGGGTGCGGTTCCGAACGTTCCTGCCTTTCGACAGCACTTTCGATCCGGTCAAAGGCATGGCCGTGGCCTGGAGTATGCGAATCGGGACGGATAACAACACCCGTGGGCCGATCCAGATCGCCTTCCCGCGCGTCACAGGCCCGTTCGGCACCAATGACTCGACTTCTTCCATCGAGGGCGATGTGTTTAATGTCTATGTTCGCGTGAACGACGTCACCGTCAGAATCCTTAACAACAGCGGCAACGCCATTGGCACCATCGATCAGGCGGCCCTCCCCAACATCGCCGGCCAGTATCACCAATGGACCGCTGCGGTTTGCTACAACGCTGCCGATCAGAGGGCGTACTGGAACCTGTGGCTGGATGGCGAAAAGCTGATGTTCGGCGGCGCAGATGGTACCGTCGTTGGGCCGAGCGGCGACATATTCAGCTTCCGAACCGGCCTGAATGATGTGAGCGGCGACCCGTACATCGGCCTGGGCGAGCTTAATTCCGGCGAAGACGTCTGGGATTTCGAGTTCGATTGGGTTCGGATGCTCTCCTATGGCGTGAGCGGCTGTCCTTTCTGGGACGGGGGAGGCAGTTGTGCCGCTCCTCTGGTCTGGCCGGACGCCGACGAGGACGGCGACGTTGACCAGGTGGACTTCGCAGCCTTCCAGTTGTGTTTCTCGGGCGATGGCAACCCGCTGTCAGATCCCGCGACGTGCAGGCGTTACAATCGGGACTCAGACAACGACGTGGATACACTGGACTTCAGCAAGTTCGAGAAATGCGCGACCGGTCCGGGAGTCGCGTTGGATCCGGAGAATCTGCCCGCCGGTTGCGAACTATAGCGGCCTGGGGGCTGGCCCAGCCAATGGCGTCTGTCTTTGCCCACGAAGAAGGGGACGGCAGGCAGTCGCGCCGCCGGCCACCGGACCCGCAGCCCAATGGATTGTGCCCGGAAGCGGCGTGGAGACGGTCATTCTGCCCGCCATGCGATTGGCGAGATCCAAACTCTACGCCTTGGCGTGTTGGGGATCACCTGACAGAAGCGTTCGCGGAGGAGAAGTACGGTCGATGTGCCAGTTTCGGCTCACTGTCGGAGCCACCAGCTTGGTGGCCGGTGTTCTTTGCCAATCGTGCATCCTGGCAACCGCCTTCGGCCAGGTGTTTCCTGGGGCGACGTGGGAGTTCAAAACCCCTGCGGAACTCGGACTTGACTCAGCCAAACTTGACCAGATTGCCGGCATCATCGGGGGCAGCGGATGCATCGTCCGCCACGGGTACATGGTCAAAACCTGGGGCACGCAAAGCCTCAAGGGCGACTGGGCATCGGCCTCGAAACCGGTGATCAGCACGCTGCTGTTCTTCGCTATCGAAGAAGGCCGTATCACCAGCGTCGACGCCCTGGTAAAGGACTACGGCTGGTCGCTCAGCACCAAGGACCAGCCAATGACCTTCCGCCACATGGCCAACATGGTCGGGAATTACACGCGGGCGGAGGCCCCCGGCACCGCTTGGGCATACAACGACTACAATATCCAACTATATGTCAAGACGTTGTTCGATCGTGTCTACGGCCAGAGCGCCAACACAGTGGCCTTGGCCCCTAATCGCCTTGGTGCGCTGCAGTTTCAGGATGGTTCGTTGATCGCATCCAACAACCGGCTGAACACCTCGGTTCGCGATTTTGCCCGCATCGGGTGGTTCTGGGCCAACAAGGGCAATTGGAACGGCAGCCAGTTGCTGCCTCAGCACTATTTCGACGACTACATGAAGCCGCAGGTTTCCTCAAGCCTGCCCAAGACCGCCGTAGTCGATCCCGCCGGAGACTATCTGGGCATCGGAAGTTATGGCGGCGGATCGGACCAGACCCCCTACGGCCCGGGCATCTACGGCTTCAACTGGTGGTTTAACGCCACAGGGAGTCTGCACCCGACATCAATCACCTGGCCCGATGCTCCCGCCGACACCTTTCAGGCAAACGGGCATTGGAGCCGGGAAGTGGTGACGGTGATGCCCGGTCTCGGTATAGTGATGGCGTACTTCAACGGAGCCACACTCGGCTTCGAGCCGGGCAACCCTGGCTCCAGCTCGAATCAGGTGCTTAAGCTGCTGGCCGAATCGGTGATGCCGACGGCTCCGCTGATCGTGCTAAGCAAGAGTCAAATCAGTCGATCGGCGGACCTCGGCGGGACTCTGTCGGACGACATGTTCACCGTGTCCAACGGCGGAGCAGGGACGTTGAAATACGCCGTTACCGTTGATCGCGACTGGCTGCGTGTCGCTCCGTCCGATGGCACGTCCACCGGCGAAGCCGACACCATCACGGTTTCGTTTACAGTAGACCATCTGGCAATCGGGTCACACACCGCAACGATCACCGTCGCCGATGACGGCAGCCTGCCCCCGGCTTCCAATCCGTCTCAAACCGTGGCTGTCACGGTCAACATCAGGACGGTGCTTCCAGACCTCGACCTGGACGGCGATGTAGATCAGGTAGACTTTGGGTTGTTCCAGACGTGCCTGACAGGGGAGGAGCCGGCTTCGTCCCCCTGTCTGGCCGCAGATTTCGATCACAACGAAATGGTAAATCAGTCCGACCTGACGGTCCTCCTGGGCTGTCTATCGGGCGCCGGCGCTCTTGCGGATGTGGCCTGCGATGATGCGCATCAGTGATTTGTTGCCGCTCGTGTCGCTGGCGATTCTCCCGTCCTTGGCGTTCGCGCAGACGCCCGCCGGCCAGATCGTCGTCGACCCCGCTCATCCCGCCTGGTTCAAGTACCACGAGGGCGGGCCATTCTACATGTGTGGTCCCGGAGATCCGGAGGGCTTCTTGTACCGGGGCACGCGCAATCCCGACGGCACCCGCAACGGCGACCAGATGGCGCTGATCAACAAGCTGGCCGGCACGGGAGCCAACTGTATCTATCTGATGGCCATTCGCAGCCACGGTGGCGACGGGGATGCCACCCAGAATCCCTACATCGACAGCGACTTGTCCAAAGGCCTGGATAACGACATTCTGAATCAATGGGAAACCTGGTTCACCGCGATGGACAGCAATGGCATTGTGATCTTCTTCATCTTCTACGATGACAGTGCCAAGCCCTTCGGCAAGGATCTGCCTGCCGGCGGTGAGTTGACGCCTGCGGAGGCGGTTTTTGTGGATGCGATGGTCAGCCGTTTCAAGCACCACAGGCACCTGATCTGGTGCGTGGCCGAGGAATACGCCGAGGGACTCTCGGCCGCCCACGCTGCGAAAATCGCCCAGCGCATCAAACTCAAGGATGACCGCAGGCACCCGGTTGCCATTCACCAGAACAACGGAACCGCGTTCGACTTCAACGGCAACCCGGCTTTCGATCAATTCGCCGTGCAGTGGAACGTTGATACGCCCGCCGAACTGCACGCCGGAACCGTCGCCGCCTGGAACAACGTTGGGGGGTTGGTCAACGTGAACGTGGCGGAATTCGCCAATGCGGGCACGGGGGCAACCTTGCGCGTGAAACTATGGGCGATTGCCATGGGCGGCGGGTACAGTATGGTACTCGGCATGGATATCGAGTCCACGCCGGTCAGCGACCTTGGAAACTGCGGCCGACTGGTTCGATTCATGGAGGCAACGCGCTTCAATGAGACCTCGCCCCATGACGAACTGGCCGGCTGCGACACGGATTACGTATTGGCCAACCCGGGAGAGGTGTACATCGGTTACGGCGACGGAGGCGACGCGTTTCAACTGTTCATGGTGCCCGGCAACTATGCCGTCAAATGGTACGATCCCACGACGGGACTGTGGGTCGACCAGGCAACACGGGTTGTGTTGTCGGCGGGTTCGCAGCTTTTCGCCAAACCGGGAACCTTCGCGCAGGACGCGGCGTTGTATGTCGTTCGTACGGTTCCCGCTCGAGCCGATAACCCGTTCCCGCCGTCGGGGACGTTGCGAGTTCCGCGAGACGTCCGGCTCTCCTGGACGGCCGGCGCCGGCGCGGTCTCGCACGACGTTTACTTCGGAACGACGAATCCAGGTGCTTTCCGCGGCAACCAGACCGACACCTTTTTCGATCCCGGATTGCTTGATCCCCTCACGACTTATTTCTGGCGAATAGACGAAGTGAACGAAATGGGCGCGACGACAGGCACGGTATGGAGCTTCACCACTCAGGGAGTGGCCGCCGACATGGACGGTGACGGCGACGTGGACCAGGAGGATTTCGGCCTGTTTCAGGCCTGCCTTACCGTCATGGGCGACCCCATCAGTCCGGAGTGCCTGACTGCGGACTTTGACCGGAACGGACTCGTGAATCAGTCCGACCACACTGTGTTCATCCGGTGCTTGAGCGGGCCTGGAGTACCCGCTGACCCGGATTGTGCAAGCTGAGGGATTCTTGGGTAGCGGCTGATCGAGCAGGCTTGCGGAGTTGCATCTTCGGCCTGGGTCTTGCGTCAAAGCGCGCACAATGACCTGTCCGAGTGGTCCGCTCCGAAGAAAGCCCCGACAACCAGCGGGCGACAAGGGAGTAATATGACCGTTTCCAGAGCCGTATTCGACCGCAGCCTCACTCAGGCCAACCGCGAGAGCTGCGGCAAACGAGCATGGTACCTGATCTCGTTCGGAGGCATCGCGGCCGTCTTGGCCCTGTCCTTGGCAACGAGCCGAATCTGCTCAGCCCAGGTCTTTCCGGGTGCCACCTGGCAGATCAAGACACCGGCCGAGGTCGGCATGGATGTCAAGAGGCTGGATGCCTTTCGAGACTATCTCGGCGGGCGGGGCTGCGTCGTTCGCCACGGCTACATGGTCTATACGTGGGGAGACCAGACTCGCCGGCAGGACGTCGCTTCGGCCTGCAAGCCCGTTATTGCCCATTTTCTCTTCAAGGCCTTGGAGGAGGGTAAGCTGGCCAGTCTCGACGAGCCCGTAGTCAGGTGGGAACCGTGCCTGAACGATATCAACCCGGACCTCGACTTCAAGGATCGGCTCATCAACTTCCGCCACATGGCTACTCAGACTTCGTGTTACGGCGTCCGGGAAAAGCCGGGCACCGCCTTTGACTATAACGACTGGCAGATGGCCCTTTTCTGGGACACGTTGTTCCTCAAGGTCTATGGGATTACCTACGATACCGTTGACGCCCAGGCTCTGCATCCCAGGTTGACAGATCTGATGCAGTGCCAGGATGACCCGACCTTCACCTTCTTCGGGACGGGGAATCGGCCGGGACGGTTCGGCATTTCGGTGCGAGACTTCGCACGCTTTGGGCTGTTGTATCTTCACAAAGGAAACTGGAACGGGAAACAGCTCCTGAGCAAGGCCAATGCCACCCTGGCCGTGACAAGTCCTCTTCCCAACTCGATCCCTCGGACCGATGCTCGGCCCGCCCAGATCTGCCCCGGCCAGCGTTCCCTCGGATCGCAGAAGGTGCCGGATGACCAAACCGACCATCTGGGCAGTTACAGCTATCTCTGGTGGATTAATGGAGTCGACCGTGATGGCCATCGGCACTGGCCCGACGCCCCGCTCGACACGTTCGGAGCCTTCGGCCACAAAAACGGTCAGCGGGCGGTGGTCGTCATCCCCAGTCTCGATCTCGTAGTGTCCTGGAATGATACGAACCTCGGGGAGAGGTCAGGCAACCCCGTGAACGAAGCAATTCGGCTGCTTGTACAGTCGACGAAAGCGGGCCCCATCATTGCGGATCATCAGCACCCGGCATGGCTTGAGTACCAGGGCGGCGGTCCTTGCTACATGTGTGGTCCCGGAGATCCGGAGGGCTTCTTGTACCGGGGCACGCGCAATCCCGACGGCACCCGCAACGGCGACCAGATGGCGCTGATCAACAAGCTGGCCGGCACGGGAGCCAACTGTATCTATCTGATGGCCATTCGCAGCCACGGTGGCGACGGGGATGCCACCCAGAATCCCTACATCGACAGCGACTTGTCCAAAGGCCTGGATAACGACATTCTGAATCAATGGGAAACCTGGTTCACCGCGATGGACAGCAATGGCATTGTGATCTTCTTCATCTTCTACGATGACAGTGCCAAGCCCTTCGGCAAGGATCTGCCTGCCGGCGGTGAGTTGACGCCTGCGGAGGCGGTTTTTGTGGATGCGATGGTCAGCCGTTTCAAGCACCACAGGCACCTGATCTGGTGCGTGGCCGAGGAATACGCCGAGGGACTCTCGGCCGCCCACGCTGCGAAAATCGCCCAGCGCATCAAACTCAAGGATGACCGCAGGCACCCGGTTGCCATTCACCAGAACAACGGAACCGCGTTCGACTTCAACGGCAACCCGGCTTTCGATCAATTCGCCGTGCAGTGGAACGTTGATACGCCCGCCGAACTGCACGCCGGAACCGTCGCGGCATGGAAAAGCGTCGAGGGACGGGTCAACATCAACATGGCGGAGTTCGCTGATTCCCGCTATGGCCGCAGACCGTTTAGCGGCACCGGTGAAGACCTTCGTAAGAAGATATGGGCCATCGCTATGGGGGGCGGGTATTCGATGATTCTGGGAATGGATATCGAGTCCACCCCCGTCGCTGATCTGCAAGCCTGCGGTCACCTAGTGCGATTCATGGAGTCGACCCGATTCAACCTGACCTCGCCTCGCGACGATTTGGCGAGGGAAAACACGGATTACGTTCTGGCGGCCCCTGGGCAAATCTACATCGCCTATAGCGACTCGCGTGGGAATCTGGGCCTGATCGTCTCGGCGGGACGCTATCGGGTAAGGTGGTTCAACCCCGTAAGCGGTAACTGGGCGGACGAACAGGATCGCAGCCTCGCCGACGGTCAACAGACGTTTGCCCGGCCGGCGTCCCTTGGCGACGAGGCCGTCTTATACCTCGAGGCCGTGGCGATGCCAGAGACTCACCCTGCTGAACCTGAAGAACGATCCCGCGGACTTGCCATCGAGAACGGATGGTTCGTTCACGGAGATCGCATCGTGTGGGGCTACGCCCAGCACAACGGCTGGTGGCGCGCCGGCCGGCGAGCCAATATCACTCGCCGCGCACCCGGTGCCATCGGCCCGAACCGAACCGAGGATCTGGACAAGCTCACGGACAATATGCTGCGCTACGGCTATCCGGGGTTCGAGCATAACTTCGGGCTGTGGTACGACCGCCGGCGCGATCAGCACGATACCACCCGTCGGGAAGACGGAAATGTCGTTGCTCCGTTTCTTGAACAGCCATGGGCACGCGGCGAGAGCGGAAGAGCCTGGGACGGACTGCCGGAATACGATCTGACACGATACAACGCCTGGTATTTCGACCGCCTCCACGAGTTCGCCTCCCTTTGTGACCGCAAAGGGACGATCATGTTTCATAACTTCTACATGCAGCATGCCCTTCTGGAGACCGACGCGCATTACGTTGACTTTCCATGGCGGCCGGTCAACTGCCTTCAGGACACCGGTTTGCCCGACCGTATTCCGGCCGCGAACGCCTTCTACGATATAACCCATCCACTCCGACGGGAGCTGCATCGCGCTTACATTCGCAAGTGCCTGGATGTACTGGGTGATCACACCAACGTGGTGCATTTGCTGAGTCAGGAGTATACCGGCCCCGCGTCCTTCGCCCGGTTCTGGCTCGATGTCGTCGGACAATGGCAGCAGGAAAAGGGCAAGAAGGTCCTGCTCGGCCTGGGGGCAACGAAGGATGTGCTGGATGAACTCGCCGGCGACCCGCGGGTGTCCCTGCTGGACCTGCGCTATTGGTGGTACCAGCCGGATGGATCTTTGTACGCCCCCGTGAGCGGCACCGAGGTGCCTGGCAGATACGTCTCAGGAACCGCCGCAGCCCGTACCACGCCGTTCGCAATCTACCGCCAGGTCCGCGAGTACCGCACGCGGTTCCCCCAAAAGGCTTTGATTCATCAGATCGACGCATCGAGGCAACAGACTTGGGCCTTCCTCATGGGGGGCGGCTCGATGCTCATTCGCTACCTGGAATATGCCGATGGAAGGGACCCCGCAAACTACGAGGCACCCGCAGATTCGGCAACTGTCCAGCCAACGTACGACTTCATCAACGCACGGCCGGCTCATCGCCTGCAGAGAATGGTGCCTCATGACTCATTGGTTAGTAACCCGGAGCGCAACTTCTGCTTGGCGGACAAGGGCAGGGCGTACCTCGTCTACTTGTTGGCCGGCGGCACCGTGGAACTCGACTTGGGGCACACATCGGGCGGCTTCTATGCACAATGGTTCGACCCCAGAAACGGCGACTTGCGCGATGTGACTCCGACTCCCGTTGTCAAGGGGGGCGGGATGGTCACGTTCGCAGCCCCGACGACGGATGACTGGGTCCTTTGGCTGAGTGAGGTGTCGGCTTTCGAACCGGACGAGAAGAGGTGAGACGCTGCTTCGTAAGTCGACGTGTCCATGATGTATTGAAAGAAAGGATGTGTCCGATGATTTGTGGGATCCACCGATTGGTTGGACTTGTGATCTCGTCTTGGTACAGTTGATGATTGAGCAGAGCCCGGCATGCAAGCTTCCTGCATGCCGTTGAGGCCTCTCATCTGCCCGACAGCGCCTGCCGGGCGAGAAAACGCGATTGCACAGGAGGCCGACAACCATGAAATGCCGCCATTTCCTGATACTGTTGTGGTCCATCATCGCCGTTTTTGAGACGCAGAGATGCGGCTCCGTATTGGCCGCTGCGACGCAGTCGCCCCCGCCGGCCGCGGAAAGCGAGGCTCGAGGGGTACGCCTCATCTTCGACACCGACATGGGTAATGACATCGACGATGCTCTTGCCCTCGGCGTCATCCATGCCCTGCAGAGCCGGGGCGAGTGCGAGCTGCTGGCCGTTACCCTGAGCAAAGACAATGAATTCTGCGCGCCCTTTGTAGATCTGGTCAATACCTTTTACGGGCGCGGCGACATACCCATCGGAGTCGTCCGCAACGGCAAGACGCCGGAAGACGGCAAATACATCCGGCCGGTTGCCGAGGCGGCAGATGGGGGAAGGCCGCGATACCCCCATGATCTGCTCAGCGGCAGGCAGGCGCCGCAGGCCGTGGCCGTGCTCCGGCAGGTCTTGGCCACGCAGCCCGATCACTCTGTCGTGGTGGTCGTGGTTGGCTTCTCGACGAATCTGGCCCGCCTGCTGGAGTCCGAGCCGGACGAGCATTCTCCACTCCCGGGCACTGACCTTGTGGCTCGCAAGTGCCGCCTGCTGTCAAGCATGGCCGGCATCTTCAGCAAAGGCGAGAAGCACAAGGAATACAACGTTGTGACGGATATCCCGGCAGCCAGGAAGGTTTTCGCTGAATGGCCCACGCCCATCGTGGTCAGCGGATTCGAAATCGGGCGGGCAATTACCTATCCGGCCGTCAGCATCGAACGGGATTTTGCCTACGTCCCGCATCACCCCCTGGCCGAAGGTTACCGCCTCTACATGAAAATGCCCTATGACCGCCCCACGTGGGATCTGACCAGCGTCCTGTATGCGGTTCGACCGGATCGGGGATACTTCGGGTTGTCGGAGCCCGGAACGATCTCCATCGACGAGCAGGGGTTCTCGTCGCATGCTCCCAGCGCCGGGGGAAGGCACCGATACCTGACCGTCGATGACGGCCAGATCATTCGTGTGCGCGAAGCCCTTGTGCAATTGGCTAGCCAGCCCCCGACGGCGCGCGGATAGGCAGGCGCCGCCGCCGTGTCGCCTGTCATAACGGTTTCGGATCTCAAACCTGTCGGGAACAGATAAGACAGGCTGAAACCTTAAGGCCGGAAATCCGTGCGGCTTGCGCGCGTTTCGGGATGACAACGGGGCCTGGTTGCGGCCCGTAAAAAGGGCCGCCCGCCTTGGCCATCTTCCAGCGCACAGGTTATTCGCGTCCACCGCGATTGGATAAACACCGCCAATCGCGGTGGGCCTGGGCGCACAACAAGAGCCTTTCGCGGCCCAATGGTGTTACGATCGCGCTGCTTCAATCCCCGCTCGCCGATCAGCGTCGGGTGACTCAGCTCGCTGAAACCGCGGCGTCAATGATTTCCCAAACGAGCCCGATCGACGCGAAAACGATCTCTTCCGTATCGTCGGCGACAGCCCTTTCTGCCAGGGGCATGCCCAGCAGAAACGCCGCAAGGCTGGCCATCCACATGTTTGTCCTTGATTTCATACACGACTCCTTTCGCAATCGCCTCGCCGCGCCGTCTTCCATGCCGAGGACGTCCTCCGGCATACGATTCGCTACCGTCGATGCCAGACTCTCGGCGCGGGTCGTATCCCCATGCTTACTATGATTGCAGTAACAGCGTCTGTCAAAACCTGTGCCGGCGGCACTCACGCGTGGGCGGCCAAACACCCGCCCGATCTCGTTCATATGAAGATCCCAATAGCGGCTTCAAACGTCCGCGTTGTTGCGGGTAGCCGCGCTCCCCTGTTGTACGACGGCCTGCAACAAGGCCCCCCTTATTTATCGAAAAATCGCCCGTCGAGACTTCAGTGGTAGGATCCGTTTCGGCATACCGCCCGGTCGTCGCCCGAAGCTCGCAAACCATGCGGAACATTGTTATGATCCCGCCCGGCCCGACAGGTGATGAGAGCAAAGCTAGTGGACACCACTTTGAGTGCCTCCAGACCCGACCGCGACCGGATCTTTTCCCTCGATGTGTTCCGGGGCCTCACCATTCTGACCATGGTGTTCGTGAATGACGTCGGACATCTGCAGAACATCCCCGCCTGGATGAAGCACGCGCCGGAGAATTCCAACTCCATGACCTTTGTCGATTTGGTCTTCCCGGCCTTCCTCTTCATCATGGGCATGTCCATCCCGCTTGCGATCGAACGGCGTCTCGCTCGCGGCGAGTCCTGGCCGCGGCTTATCGGCCACCTGTTGCTGCGCGTCGTTGGCCTGCTGGTGATCGGCGTCTTCATGGTCAATATTCCTCGCTACCGCGCGGATCTCGTCGGGCTCAGCAGATCGGCGTGGGTGCTGCTGCTGTTCCTGGGCGTCATCCTCGTATGGAACCGCTACCCCCCAGCCGCCGGGCGCATTCGATGGCTTTTTCGCGCCTTTCGCTTGGCCGGAATCGCTCTTCTTGTTGTTCTGGCCGTGTTCTACCGTGGCGGTGACGGCCAGGAAGGCACGTGGATGCGGACAAGCTGGTGGGGAATCCTCGGCCTGATCGGCTGGGCCTACCTCATTGCCGTGGGCACGTTTCTGCTGTCCGGCGGTCGGACGGCCGCACTGGTGGGCGCGGTCGGGCTGCTCACCGCAGTCTTTGTGGGCGACAAAACCGGAGCCCTGGGATTCCTTGGCCGCCTCCACGAATACATAAATGTCGGCGGTCACTGGGGTGGCCACGGGTCGATCGCCGTGGCAGGCGCGGTCTTAGGGACGCTCTTTCTATCCGACTCGGCTGCTCAGCGGCCCGGCCGGCGCGTTCTGCGGATGCTCGTGATGGGTTTGAGCTTGCTGGCGGGCGGTTTTCTGTTTCGGCCGCTTTACGGCATTTCGAAAGTCCAGGCAACACCCACGTGGTGCCTGTACAGCGCGGCAATCTGCTGCTTCGTGTTCGCCCTCTTGTACTGGCTCGTCGATGTGAAGGGCATCCGTCGCTGGTCGTTCTTCCTCGCCCCGGCCGGCCGGGACCCGTTGCTCGCCTTCATCCTGCCTTCGATCGTGGCCTCGCTGCTGGCTCTCCTTGGTATAGAGTACCTCAACACCCACTTGAACAAGGGCTTGCCCGGCATTATTCGCTCTGCGGTATTTGCCCTCTTGATCGTCGCTCTTACCGACCTGTTATATCGACTTCGTATTCGACTGCATCTCTGAGCCGACACGCGGCATCCCCGCGTCACGGTGCCGGGGCAATAGAGACTGCCTCAATGAGCCGGACCGGTGCGTTGCAGCAAGTGCCCGAATGCTCCCATCAGCGTCCGTGGTGGCGATCGGCTTCGCTCTCACCTGTCGATGGCCTTGAGGCGGCACAAACGCTGAGGGGGGCGAAACGAGTCGAGTCCCTCACACCGAGACAGGACACCCCCGTCAGTGGTTACCGGACGATGTGTCGGAAGCGTCCAGCCCGGCGGGGCCTGACGCCGTGTAACGGGCCAGAATACGATTCAAACGACTTCGCTCGATCGGTTTGGAAAGGAAGTCATTGCAGCCGACCCGAATGCACTCTTCCCAATCGGACTTCATCGCGCTGGCGGTCAGGGCGATGATCGCGCCGGTGTAGCCCTTTTGACGCAGATAAGCCGTGGCCTCGTAGCCGTTCATCACGGGCATGTGCATGTCCATCAGGATGATGTCGAAGGGCTCGCCGGCCGCCAGCGCTTCCAACGCCCGATCACAGGCGACTTTGCCATTGTCGCACGCCGTTACCGACAGGCCGACCTTCGTGAGCAGTCCGGCGACGAGATGCTGGCTGTCCCGGCTGTCCTCCGCCAGCAGCACCCGTCCGCTCAGTCGCAATGCTTCCGGAACGGGCGGCTCCCCGGATACGTTCTCGGATTCCGCAGGCGGTGCATCGATCTCCAGCATGTCGATGCCGTCCAGCGGACCGGTGGGTACTGTGACCGTGAAAGTGCTGCCCTTGCCCAGCGTGCTCCGGACCGCGATCTCGCCGCCGAGAGCCTCGACCAGTTGTTTTGAAATGGTCAGCCCCAGCCCGGTTCCGCCGTAATGACGTGTCGTCGAGACTTCTGCCTGAACAAAAGGTTGGAAGAGCCTCTGCAACTGTTCGGATGACATGCCAATGCCGGTGTCGATCACCGAAAATGACAATCGCGGGTCAGGGGCGTCCGGAGCCGTCGCCATTGCCACCTCGATCCGGACTGTGCCCGATCGTGTGAATTTGATCGCGTTGCCGACCAAGTTGATCAGGACCTGGCGGAGTCGCGTGGGATCGGTCCGCATGGTCTTGGGAATCGGGCCTCTGTAAGAGGTTTCGAACGAGAGACCTTTATCGGTGACTCGTCGTCCGAGCAACAGGCCGACCTCGCTTACGATCTGCTGCGGCGAACACTCGATGACATCCAATAACATGCGACCGGCCTCGATTTTGGACAAGTCCAGGATGTCGTTCAGGATGCTGAGCAGATGCTCGCCGTTTCGGCGAATCGTATGCAGGCAGTTCAGCCGTTCGCGCGGCGATTGGTCGGCGTCCATCAGCAGCTCGGCATAGCCGAGAATGGATGTCAAAGGTGTGCGGATTTCGTGACTGATGTTGGCCAGGGATTCGCTCTTGGCACGGCTGGCCCGCTCCGCGTGCTCGAGAGCCGCCTCGGCCTCCTTCTGGTTCGTGATGTTCTCGACGAAGGCCTCGATCTCGTGCGACGCGGTTTGGTGGGATGGGACCATTCTTGCTGATACCCTTGCCCACACCACGCTTCCATCCGTCCGCATCAGAGGCAGCTCAACCTGCCTGACCTTCCCCTGTCGCCTGAGACGTACCCACAACCTCACGGCGTCCCGCTTCCTGGCAAACAGATCTATCGGCCGCACATGCATTACGTTCTCCGGCGATGCGGCCCCAAGCATATCGACCAGTGCAGTGTTGAGACCGACAAAGTGGAACTCGGGTTCTGCGCTGACTCGGCAAAAGCCAATGGGCAGGTTGTTCAGCAATGACTGGTACCGACTCTCGTCGGTCTTGAGTTCGTTGCCTACCGCGTCCAGCCTGTCCAGTACAGCATTGACGGCGCAGGCAAGTGCCGCGAATTCATCGTCTCCGGAAACCGGGAGCCGCTT contains:
- a CDS encoding DUF5009 domain-containing protein, which encodes MDTTLSASRPDRDRIFSLDVFRGLTILTMVFVNDVGHLQNIPAWMKHAPENSNSMTFVDLVFPAFLFIMGMSIPLAIERRLARGESWPRLIGHLLLRVVGLLVIGVFMVNIPRYRADLVGLSRSAWVLLLFLGVILVWNRYPPAAGRIRWLFRAFRLAGIALLVVLAVFYRGGDGQEGTWMRTSWWGILGLIGWAYLIAVGTFLLSGGRTAALVGAVGLLTAVFVGDKTGALGFLGRLHEYINVGGHWGGHGSIAVAGAVLGTLFLSDSAAQRPGRRVLRMLVMGLSLLAGGFLFRPLYGISKVQATPTWCLYSAAICCFVFALLYWLVDVKGIRRWSFFLAPAGRDPLLAFILPSIVASLLALLGIEYLNTHLNKGLPGIIRSAVFALLIVALTDLLYRLRIRLHL
- a CDS encoding ATP-binding protein, with amino-acid sequence MISIIVAVVLLGVLQGMLRIGYARGPGESLLVGSIAAAGCLLCCLLIVPLIERMVEARLTGIRESIRRISDEDVAGKRLPVSGDDEFAALACAVNAVLDRLDAVGNELKTDESRYQSLLNNLPIGFCRVSAEPEFHFVGLNTALVDMLGAASPENVMHVRPIDLFARKRDAVRLWVRLRRQGKVRQVELPLMRTDGSVVWARVSARMVPSHQTASHEIEAFVENITNQKEAEAALEHAERASRAKSESLANISHEIRTPLTSILGYAELLMDADQSPRERLNCLHTIRRNGEHLLSILNDILDLSKIEAGRMLLDVIECSPQQIVSEVGLLLGRRVTDKGLSFETSYRGPIPKTMRTDPTRLRQVLINLVGNAIKFTRSGTVRIEVAMATAPDAPDPRLSFSVIDTGIGMSSEQLQRLFQPFVQAEVSTTRHYGGTGLGLTISKQLVEALGGEIAVRSTLGKGSTFTVTVPTGPLDGIDMLEIDAPPAESENVSGEPPVPEALRLSGRVLLAEDSRDSQHLVAGLLTKVGLSVTACDNGKVACDRALEALAAGEPFDIILMDMHMPVMNGYEATAYLRQKGYTGAIIALTASAMKSDWEECIRVGCNDFLSKPIERSRLNRILARYTASGPAGLDASDTSSGNH